The following proteins are encoded in a genomic region of Sesamum indicum cultivar Zhongzhi No. 13 linkage group LG8, S_indicum_v1.0, whole genome shotgun sequence:
- the LOC105167716 gene encoding uncharacterized protein LOC105167716 isoform X1 translates to MAQSEINLENGAEKTVWSEEYERVPLKQRLKLLLASHRVSVDSELKSERQIPVLPPNVGVAAAEKRENGHCDIQHLQSGCSAEEQVIETVERHAGELGDSNHHENLSLKVECAGNCVESPSATYLNGSILAGSQTVISEHEMGDESLDELDHVVLKERLKRLLTSKCLGSASTKAEENSAAVVKGELLFGDQRHVPGNQIHDIDRTSISSSKDTVNLSCKPSEALGQFSGGNRSTCPDSLGIWRNDMGCSSEKEFFKHKSGGKTLLSGAVRTVQGSAISNLAMIKIEPPNYDEFQSSNVTTPGQMSFRNLVPVKTEVQVAGNADEDELDHMLLRERMKLLSSSDGPSLDIHQGSECFSKMIPSALGCRPVASKPSLSLKVNCPRKRRKTVTDSIETAMEEDAPGLLQVLIDKGVSVNEIKLYGEPESNDALDDSSTNDNFAELEVVISKLFSQRASLLKFSPLRCARGEKASYCLECLFSLVEQARYLQFRNWPVEWGWCRDLQSFIFVFERHNRIVLERPEYGYATYFFELADSLPIDWQIKRLVIAMKLTSCSRVTLIENKALMVGDDLSNGEARVLMEYGWVPNTGLGTMLNYYDRVVHDRKTERSSEWRSKIGKLLMDGYNGGTIISAGIPGKVAEYNVAQPQEIKLELS, encoded by the exons ATGGCTCAATCGGAAATCAATCTCGAAAATGGTGCTGAGAAAACGGTGTGGTCGGAAGAGTACGAGCGGGTGCCTCTGAAACAAAGGCTGAAGTTGCTACTGGCGAGTCATCGTGTATCCGTTGATTCGGAGTTGAAATCGGAGCGTCAAATCCCGGTTTTACCACC AAATGTGGGTGTTGCCGCGGCAGAGAAAAGGGAGAATGGTCACTGTGACATACAG CATTTACAGTCCGGTTGCTCTGCTGAGGAACAAGTGATTGAGACGGTAGAAAGGCATGCAG GAGAGCTGGGAGATTCTAACCATCATGAAAATTTATCGT TGAAGGTTGAGTGTGCTGGCAACTGTGTCGAGAGTCCTTCAGCCACCTATCTGAATGGATCCATCCTGGCTGGGAGCCAAACAGTTATATCTGAACATGAGATGGGTGATGAATCTCTTGATGAACTTGATCATGTAGTATTAAAGGAACGGTTGAAGAGACTTCTAACAAG TAAATGCTTGGGTTCTGCATCAACTAAGGCGGAG GAGAATTCTGCTGCAGTTGTAAAAGGAGAACTGCTATTTGGTGATCAAAGGCATGTGCCTGGGAATCAAATTCATGATATTGATAGGACTTCGATATCTTCTTCAAAAGATACTGTGAATTTGTCCTGTAAACCCAGTGAAGCATTGGGTCAATTCTCTGGAGGAAACAGATCCACTTGTCCAGATTCATTGGGTATTTGGAGAAATGATATGGGGTGTTCTTCTGAAAAGGAATTCTTCAAACATAAATCAGGAGGAAAGACTCTTCTGTCTGGTGCTGTTAGGACTGTGCAAGGTTCAGCCATATCAAACTTAGcaatgatcaaaattgaacCACCAAATTACGATGAATTCCAGAGCTCCAATGTGACTACACCAGGTCAAATGTCCTTTAGGAACTTGGTTCCTGTGAAAACTGAAGTTCAAGTTGCTGGTAATGCAGATGAAGATGAATTGGATCATATGTTGCTGCGAGAACGGATGAAATTGCTGTCATCAAGTGATGGTCCTAGTTTGGATATTCACCAGGGTTCGGAGTGCTTTAGCAAAATGATTCCTTCTGCCTTGGGCTGTAGACCAGTTGCATCAAAACCTTCTCTGTCACTGAAAGTCAACTGCCCAAGAAAAAGGCGGAAAACTGTGAC GGATTCAATTGAGACTGCCATGGAGGAAGATGCTCCTGGGCTCTTGCAG GTCTTGATTGATAAAGGTGTTTCAGTTAATGAGATTAAGCTTTATGGTGAACCAGAAAGCAATGATGCTTTGGATGATTCGTCCACCAATGATAACTTTGCTGAGCTTGAAGTAGTTATTTCGAAG CTTTTCTCTCAGCGAGCCTCATTATTAAAGTTCAGTCCACTGCGATGCGCTAGGGGGGAGAAGGCTAGTTACTGTTTGGAATGTCTATTTTCACTTGTGGAGCAG GCACGATATCTACAATTTCGTAATTGGCCAGTTGAATGGGGATGGTGTCGGGACCTCCAGTCATTTATCTTTGTCTTTGAAAGACATAACAG GATAGTGCTTGAACGTCCTGAATATGGCTATGCGACATACTTCTTTGAATTGGCAGATTCCTTGCCCATAGATTGGCAGATCAAACGACTAGTAATTGCCATGAAGCTAACCAGTTGTAGTAGGGTTACCTTAATTGAGAACAAAGCATTGATG GTTGGTGATGATTTGTCCAATGGAGAAGCACGGGTGTTAATGGAATATGGTTGGGTACCAAACACTGGTCTTGGAACGATGCTCAACTACTATGACCGAGTTGTCCATGACAGGAAGACTGAGAGGAGCTCTGAGTGGAGATCAAAAATTGGGAAGCTGCTTATGGATGGTTATAATGGAGGTACTATAATCTCAGCTGGTATTCCAGGAAAGGTTGCTGAATATAATGTCGCTCAACCCCAGGAGATTAAGCTAGAGCTTAGTTGA
- the LOC105167716 gene encoding uncharacterized protein LOC105167716 isoform X2, whose amino-acid sequence MAQSEINLENGAEKTVWSEEYERVPLKQRLKLLLASHRVSVDSELKSERQIPVLPPNVGVAAAEKRENGHCDIQSGCSAEEQVIETVERHAGELGDSNHHENLSLKVECAGNCVESPSATYLNGSILAGSQTVISEHEMGDESLDELDHVVLKERLKRLLTSKCLGSASTKAEENSAAVVKGELLFGDQRHVPGNQIHDIDRTSISSSKDTVNLSCKPSEALGQFSGGNRSTCPDSLGIWRNDMGCSSEKEFFKHKSGGKTLLSGAVRTVQGSAISNLAMIKIEPPNYDEFQSSNVTTPGQMSFRNLVPVKTEVQVAGNADEDELDHMLLRERMKLLSSSDGPSLDIHQGSECFSKMIPSALGCRPVASKPSLSLKVNCPRKRRKTVTDSIETAMEEDAPGLLQVLIDKGVSVNEIKLYGEPESNDALDDSSTNDNFAELEVVISKLFSQRASLLKFSPLRCARGEKASYCLECLFSLVEQARYLQFRNWPVEWGWCRDLQSFIFVFERHNRIVLERPEYGYATYFFELADSLPIDWQIKRLVIAMKLTSCSRVTLIENKALMVGDDLSNGEARVLMEYGWVPNTGLGTMLNYYDRVVHDRKTERSSEWRSKIGKLLMDGYNGGTIISAGIPGKVAEYNVAQPQEIKLELS is encoded by the exons ATGGCTCAATCGGAAATCAATCTCGAAAATGGTGCTGAGAAAACGGTGTGGTCGGAAGAGTACGAGCGGGTGCCTCTGAAACAAAGGCTGAAGTTGCTACTGGCGAGTCATCGTGTATCCGTTGATTCGGAGTTGAAATCGGAGCGTCAAATCCCGGTTTTACCACC AAATGTGGGTGTTGCCGCGGCAGAGAAAAGGGAGAATGGTCACTGTGACATACAG TCCGGTTGCTCTGCTGAGGAACAAGTGATTGAGACGGTAGAAAGGCATGCAG GAGAGCTGGGAGATTCTAACCATCATGAAAATTTATCGT TGAAGGTTGAGTGTGCTGGCAACTGTGTCGAGAGTCCTTCAGCCACCTATCTGAATGGATCCATCCTGGCTGGGAGCCAAACAGTTATATCTGAACATGAGATGGGTGATGAATCTCTTGATGAACTTGATCATGTAGTATTAAAGGAACGGTTGAAGAGACTTCTAACAAG TAAATGCTTGGGTTCTGCATCAACTAAGGCGGAG GAGAATTCTGCTGCAGTTGTAAAAGGAGAACTGCTATTTGGTGATCAAAGGCATGTGCCTGGGAATCAAATTCATGATATTGATAGGACTTCGATATCTTCTTCAAAAGATACTGTGAATTTGTCCTGTAAACCCAGTGAAGCATTGGGTCAATTCTCTGGAGGAAACAGATCCACTTGTCCAGATTCATTGGGTATTTGGAGAAATGATATGGGGTGTTCTTCTGAAAAGGAATTCTTCAAACATAAATCAGGAGGAAAGACTCTTCTGTCTGGTGCTGTTAGGACTGTGCAAGGTTCAGCCATATCAAACTTAGcaatgatcaaaattgaacCACCAAATTACGATGAATTCCAGAGCTCCAATGTGACTACACCAGGTCAAATGTCCTTTAGGAACTTGGTTCCTGTGAAAACTGAAGTTCAAGTTGCTGGTAATGCAGATGAAGATGAATTGGATCATATGTTGCTGCGAGAACGGATGAAATTGCTGTCATCAAGTGATGGTCCTAGTTTGGATATTCACCAGGGTTCGGAGTGCTTTAGCAAAATGATTCCTTCTGCCTTGGGCTGTAGACCAGTTGCATCAAAACCTTCTCTGTCACTGAAAGTCAACTGCCCAAGAAAAAGGCGGAAAACTGTGAC GGATTCAATTGAGACTGCCATGGAGGAAGATGCTCCTGGGCTCTTGCAG GTCTTGATTGATAAAGGTGTTTCAGTTAATGAGATTAAGCTTTATGGTGAACCAGAAAGCAATGATGCTTTGGATGATTCGTCCACCAATGATAACTTTGCTGAGCTTGAAGTAGTTATTTCGAAG CTTTTCTCTCAGCGAGCCTCATTATTAAAGTTCAGTCCACTGCGATGCGCTAGGGGGGAGAAGGCTAGTTACTGTTTGGAATGTCTATTTTCACTTGTGGAGCAG GCACGATATCTACAATTTCGTAATTGGCCAGTTGAATGGGGATGGTGTCGGGACCTCCAGTCATTTATCTTTGTCTTTGAAAGACATAACAG GATAGTGCTTGAACGTCCTGAATATGGCTATGCGACATACTTCTTTGAATTGGCAGATTCCTTGCCCATAGATTGGCAGATCAAACGACTAGTAATTGCCATGAAGCTAACCAGTTGTAGTAGGGTTACCTTAATTGAGAACAAAGCATTGATG GTTGGTGATGATTTGTCCAATGGAGAAGCACGGGTGTTAATGGAATATGGTTGGGTACCAAACACTGGTCTTGGAACGATGCTCAACTACTATGACCGAGTTGTCCATGACAGGAAGACTGAGAGGAGCTCTGAGTGGAGATCAAAAATTGGGAAGCTGCTTATGGATGGTTATAATGGAGGTACTATAATCTCAGCTGGTATTCCAGGAAAGGTTGCTGAATATAATGTCGCTCAACCCCAGGAGATTAAGCTAGAGCTTAGTTGA